A genomic region of Arachis stenosperma cultivar V10309 chromosome 9, arast.V10309.gnm1.PFL2, whole genome shotgun sequence contains the following coding sequences:
- the LOC130948736 gene encoding malate dehydrogenase — protein MAKDPVRVLVTGAAGQIGYALVPMIARGVMLGADQPVILHMLDIPPAAEALNGVKMELVDAAFPLLKGVVATTDVVEACTGVNIAVMVGGFPRKEGMERKDVMSKNVSIYKSQASALEKHAAANCKVLVVANPANTNALILKEFAPSIPEKNISCLTRLDHNRALGQISERLNVQVSDVKNVIIWGNHSSTQYPDVNHATVKTPAGEKAVRELVVDDAWLNGEFITTVQQRGAAIIKARKLSSALSAASAACDHIRDWVLGTPEGTWVSMGVYSDGSYNVPAGLIYSFPVYCQNGEWKIVQGLNIDEFSRKKLDLTAEELSEEKALAYSCLS, from the exons ATGGCCAAAGATCCAGTTCGCGTTCTCGTCACCGGTGCTGCAG GGCAAATCGGGTATGCTCTTGTCCCTATGATTGCTAGGGGAGTGATGCTCGGCGCTGACCAGCCTGTGATCCTTCACATGCTTGATATCCCACCAGCAGCAGAGGCACTGAATGGTGTTAAAATGGAGTTGGTTGATGCTGCATTCCCTCTTCTCAAAG GTGTTGTTGCTACAACTGATGTGGTTGAGGCATGCACTGGTGTCAATATTGCCGTAATGGTTGGTGgcttcccaaggaaagaaggtATGGAGAGGAAAGATGTAATGTCCAAAAATGTCTCCATTTACAAGTCCCAGGCTTCTGCTCTTGAAAAGCATGCCGCTGCAAACTGCAAG GTTCTGGTTGTTGCTAACCCGGCAAACACCAATGCTTTGATCTTGAAGGAATTTGCTCCATCCATTCCTGAGAAAAATATTTCCTGTTTGACTAGACTGGATCACAACAGGGCCTTGGGTCAAATTTCTGAAAGACTGAATGTTCAAGTTTCTGATGTGAAAAATGTTATTATCTGGGGTAACCACTCATCAACTCAGTACCCTGATGTCAACCATGCAACTGTTAAAACCCCAGCTGGGGAAAAGGCTGTCCGGGAGCTTGTGGTTGATGATGCCTG GTTGAATGGTGAATTCATAACTACTGTCCAACAACGAGGTGCTGCAATCATTAAAGCTAGAAAGCTCTCCAGTGCACTATCTGCTGCCAGTGCTGCATGTGACCACATTAGAGACTGGGTTCTTGGAACTCCTGAG GGTACCTGGGTGTCAATGGGAGTTTATTCTGATGGATCTTACAATGTGCCTGCTGGACTGATCTATTCATTCCCTGTCTACTGTCAAAATGGAGAATGGAAAATTGTTCAAG GACTTAATATTGATGAGTTCTCAAGGAAGAAACTGGACCTGACAGCAGAAGAGCTCTCCGAGGAGAAGGCCTTGGCTTACTCATGCCTCTCTTAG